One window of Dechloromonas sp. ZY10 genomic DNA carries:
- the aceA gene encoding isocitrate lyase, which produces MSTREQQIAALEKDWAENPRWKLVKRGYSAADVVRLRGSLQPEYTLAQRGAKILWDKVNGGAKKGYVNAFGAITAGQAMQQAKAGLEAVYLSGWQVAADGNTSETMYPDQSLYAYDSVPTMVRRINNTFKRADEIQWSRGVNPGDEGFIDYFLPIVADAEAGFGGVLNAFELMKNMIAAGAAGVHFEDQLAAAKKCGHMGGKVLVPTREAIEKLISARFAADVMGVPTLILARTDAEAANLITSDYDDNDKPFLTGERTQEGFYRVKNGLEQSISRGVAYAPYADLVWCETGVPDIGFAREFAQAIQAACPGKLLSYNCSPSFNWKKNLSDSQIASFQEELSALGYKYQFITLAGIHVNWYNTFQFAHAYARGEGMKHYVNMVQEPEFAAREKGYTFVSHQQEVGTGYFDEVTTVIQGGSSSVKALTGSTEEEQFH; this is translated from the coding sequence ATGAGCACTCGCGAACAGCAAATCGCCGCCCTGGAAAAAGATTGGGCCGAAAACCCCCGCTGGAAGCTCGTCAAGCGCGGCTACTCCGCTGCTGACGTCGTCCGTCTGCGCGGCTCCCTGCAGCCGGAATACACCCTGGCCCAGCGCGGCGCCAAGATCCTCTGGGATAAGGTCAACGGCGGCGCCAAAAAGGGCTACGTGAACGCCTTCGGTGCGATCACCGCTGGTCAGGCCATGCAACAGGCCAAAGCTGGCCTGGAAGCCGTCTATCTGTCTGGCTGGCAAGTCGCCGCCGACGGCAACACTTCCGAAACCATGTACCCGGACCAGTCGCTGTACGCCTACGACTCCGTCCCGACCATGGTTCGCCGCATCAACAACACCTTCAAGCGCGCTGACGAAATTCAGTGGTCCCGCGGTGTCAATCCGGGCGACGAAGGCTTCATCGACTACTTCCTGCCGATCGTTGCCGACGCTGAAGCAGGTTTCGGTGGCGTCCTGAACGCTTTCGAACTGATGAAGAACATGATCGCCGCCGGTGCCGCTGGCGTTCACTTCGAAGACCAGCTGGCTGCCGCCAAGAAGTGCGGCCACATGGGCGGCAAGGTTCTGGTTCCGACCCGCGAAGCCATCGAAAAGCTGATCTCCGCTCGTTTCGCCGCTGACGTCATGGGCGTTCCGACCCTGATCCTGGCCCGTACCGATGCCGAAGCTGCCAACCTGATCACCTCCGACTACGACGACAACGACAAGCCGTTCCTGACCGGCGAGCGCACCCAGGAAGGTTTCTACCGCGTCAAGAACGGTCTGGAGCAGTCCATCTCCCGCGGCGTTGCTTACGCTCCGTATGCTGACCTCGTCTGGTGCGAAACCGGCGTGCCCGATATCGGCTTCGCCCGCGAATTTGCCCAGGCCATCCAGGCCGCCTGCCCGGGCAAGCTGCTGTCCTATAACTGCTCCCCGTCCTTTAACTGGAAGAAGAACCTGTCTGACTCCCAGATCGCTTCCTTCCAGGAAGAACTGTCGGCACTGGGCTACAAGTACCAGTTCATCACCCTGGCTGGTATCCACGTCAACTGGTACAACACCTTCCAGTTTGCCCACGCTTACGCTCGCGGCGAAGGCATGAAGCACTACGTCAACATGGTTCAAGAGCCGGAATTCGCTGCTCGCGAAAAGGGTTACACCTTCGTCTCCCACCAGCAGGAAGTCGGCACCGGCTACTTCGACGAAGTCACCACCGTGATCCAGGGCGGCTCCTCCTCCGTCAAGGCCCTGACCGGCTCCACCGAAGAAGAACAGTTCCACTAA
- a CDS encoding methyl-accepting chemotaxis protein: MLSNLKIRHRLALLVVGALVLMVATAAYGLLILRASILEDKRIETREIVNLAYSIAEHYGKQAEIGKLPLEEAKERAQTEIAALRYEGDNYFSQYDTSYRMVRHPFKPELNGKDLSELKDSTGKRIVYEMVEAAKRGKGEFVEYLWPRGADKTPLPKLATARLYAPWGLIVASGIYIDDVDTQFRQAASVIGIGIGIGMLLLVGLSWTIATGITRPLTQLSEGMHLAAASGDLSQPIQIRSRAEIGAIAKAFNTLQQKFGDIIRDISASSQQVLAASEQLSSSIRRIEQSSARQSDAAAATASTIEEVSQSIASTTSSLQQLTGIAGSSRQLTEDGRSVVNEASGEMSRIAQSISGTAQAVDQLGEESRRISDIVAVIRDIADQTNLLALNAAIEAARAGESGRGFAVVADEVRKLAERTAQSTSEITGMIGSIQSRTERAVDEIGQVSGMALNGVTLAEKAGDSVTSISGSVGEVSQIVADIARAAEEQHIASASISGHIEDISRQAYENTSAIRDVAEAARGLEKMAESMRSTIARFRI, from the coding sequence ATGCTTTCGAATCTTAAAATTCGCCACCGTCTGGCATTGCTCGTTGTCGGAGCCCTGGTCCTGATGGTTGCCACCGCCGCCTACGGCCTGCTGATCCTGCGCGCATCGATTCTCGAGGACAAGCGAATCGAAACCCGGGAAATCGTTAACCTGGCCTACAGCATCGCCGAACACTATGGAAAGCAAGCCGAGATCGGAAAACTCCCGCTCGAAGAAGCAAAAGAACGCGCACAAACGGAAATCGCAGCCCTGCGCTATGAAGGCGACAATTACTTCAGCCAGTACGATACTTCGTACCGGATGGTTCGCCACCCGTTCAAGCCCGAACTTAATGGCAAGGATCTCAGCGAACTCAAGGACAGTACCGGCAAGCGCATTGTTTACGAGATGGTTGAGGCCGCCAAACGCGGCAAAGGCGAGTTCGTTGAATACCTCTGGCCACGCGGCGCCGACAAGACTCCGTTGCCCAAGCTGGCAACTGCCCGTCTGTATGCCCCCTGGGGTCTGATCGTCGCTTCCGGCATCTACATCGACGATGTCGACACCCAGTTCCGTCAGGCCGCCAGCGTCATCGGGATTGGCATTGGAATCGGCATGCTGCTGCTGGTCGGTCTCTCGTGGACGATTGCAACCGGCATCACCCGCCCCCTGACCCAACTCAGCGAAGGCATGCATCTGGCGGCAGCCAGCGGCGACCTGAGCCAGCCCATTCAAATTCGCAGCCGTGCCGAAATCGGCGCGATAGCGAAAGCTTTCAATACCCTGCAGCAAAAATTCGGTGACATTATCCGCGACATCTCTGCCAGTTCCCAGCAAGTCCTGGCTGCCTCGGAACAGCTGAGCAGCAGCATCCGCCGAATTGAGCAAAGCAGCGCCCGACAAAGCGATGCCGCAGCCGCCACGGCAAGTACGATTGAAGAGGTCAGCCAAAGCATCGCCAGCACCACCAGCAGCCTGCAGCAGTTGACCGGCATTGCCGGATCCTCCCGGCAACTAACAGAAGACGGGCGCTCCGTTGTCAACGAGGCTTCCGGCGAGATGAGCCGGATTGCCCAGTCGATTTCCGGTACAGCACAGGCTGTTGACCAGCTCGGCGAAGAATCACGACGGATCTCCGACATCGTGGCCGTAATCCGCGACATTGCCGACCAGACCAATCTGCTGGCACTGAATGCTGCAATCGAAGCTGCCCGGGCCGGCGAATCCGGGCGGGGCTTTGCCGTAGTGGCGGATGAAGTACGAAAACTGGCTGAACGCACCGCCCAATCGACCAGCGAAATCACCGGCATGATCGGCTCAATCCAGTCCCGTACGGAACGGGCTGTCGATGAAATCGGCCAAGTATCGGGCATGGCGCTGAACGGTGTCACACTGGCCGAAAAGGCAGGAGACTCGGTCACCAGCATCAGCGGCAGCGTGGGTGAGGTCAGCCAGATCGTTGCCGACATCGCACGCGCCGCAGAAGAGCAGCACATCGCCAGCGCATCGATCTCCGGTCACATCGAAGATATCTCGCGGCAAGCCTACGAAAACACCTCCGCCATCCGCGACGTTGCCGAGGCAGCCCGAGGCCTGGAAAAGATGGCCGAAAGCATGCGCAGCACAATTGCCCGGTTTCGTATCTGA